In Streptomyces sp. NBC_01426, one genomic interval encodes:
- a CDS encoding glycoside hydrolase family 5 protein has product MNSLLRVARHLLPGLLLLAVAAPPAHAARPAPVPAAGAAAEAGAWAAPLSTRGRYIVDAEGNRFRLRSGNWDGAQGSWTGSGDRGDPATHHSGQDSHGIPLGLDRVPLPTLITDFRALGLNSIRLPFSNEMLRASTPVPDAAVAANPALRGRTPLRVYDAVVSALTDAGFAVILNNHTGTTRWCCGLDGNERWNSGRSTAQWADDWVFITRRYRDNPRVVGADLYNEVRRDVLDDPNWGLGDGHDWHAAAQEAADRILTEANPNLLIVIEGINWTGIPLDGLAHGRPTLTPVRTLSHTLAVSGKLVYSAHFYGYTGPHHSGATGMGETHDPRYQDMTRAELERTLYDQAFFVSAETGKHFTAPVWISEFGIGADENGAAPRAWFENLTSHLTATDADFAYWPLVGWSTTAQGAPGGDSWALLRYDHTGRRSGALDAGDWRTGPWSALLGAPGRTGPVPVTPAWYQLTTDHRDHNASLLTRAAGDWDVGARKAVCPDGSRLAGLSHTGGRGLCATSDLRAAAGGHTVVRDERHVPPGGDWASGYTKFQCPSGQFLIGYALRGARVSAGLCAPARTALPAGTGRTVWFDRGDARPPGDPGGDYAHGHLKGQCRSTEYAAGIAFTTRAAARQGPAALLCRPLPG; this is encoded by the coding sequence ATGAACAGCCTTTTACGGGTGGCCCGTCACCTGCTTCCCGGCCTCCTCCTGCTCGCGGTCGCCGCCCCGCCGGCGCACGCCGCCCGACCCGCGCCCGTACCGGCGGCCGGTGCGGCGGCGGAGGCCGGTGCGTGGGCCGCGCCGCTCTCCACCCGGGGCCGGTACATCGTCGACGCCGAAGGCAACCGCTTCCGCCTGCGCTCCGGGAACTGGGACGGGGCCCAGGGCTCCTGGACCGGCTCCGGCGACCGCGGCGATCCCGCCACCCACCACAGCGGCCAGGACTCCCACGGCATACCGCTCGGGCTCGACCGCGTGCCCCTGCCCACCCTCATCACCGATTTCCGGGCCCTCGGCCTCAACAGCATCCGGCTCCCCTTCTCCAACGAGATGCTCCGCGCGAGCACGCCCGTCCCGGACGCGGCCGTCGCCGCCAATCCGGCCCTGCGCGGCCGTACCCCGCTGCGGGTGTACGACGCCGTGGTGTCCGCGCTCACCGACGCCGGCTTCGCCGTCATCCTCAACAACCACACCGGCACCACGCGGTGGTGCTGCGGTCTCGACGGCAACGAGCGCTGGAACAGTGGCCGCTCCACCGCCCAGTGGGCGGACGACTGGGTGTTCATCACCCGCCGCTACCGCGACAACCCGCGCGTGGTGGGCGCCGACCTCTACAACGAGGTGCGCCGCGACGTCCTCGACGACCCCAACTGGGGCCTGGGGGACGGCCACGACTGGCACGCCGCCGCCCAGGAGGCCGCCGACCGCATCCTCACCGAGGCGAACCCGAACCTGCTCATCGTCATCGAGGGCATCAACTGGACCGGCATCCCCCTCGACGGCCTCGCGCACGGCCGCCCGACCCTCACCCCCGTCCGCACGCTCTCGCACACCCTCGCCGTGTCCGGGAAGCTGGTCTACTCGGCCCACTTCTACGGATACACCGGCCCCCACCACAGCGGCGCCACCGGAATGGGCGAGACCCACGACCCCCGCTACCAGGACATGACCCGCGCCGAGCTGGAACGGACCCTGTACGACCAGGCGTTCTTCGTCTCCGCCGAAACGGGGAAGCACTTCACCGCCCCCGTCTGGATCAGCGAGTTCGGCATCGGCGCCGACGAGAACGGCGCCGCACCGCGCGCCTGGTTCGAGAACCTCACCTCCCACCTGACCGCCACCGACGCCGACTTCGCGTACTGGCCGTTGGTCGGCTGGAGCACCACGGCCCAGGGCGCCCCGGGCGGCGACAGCTGGGCGCTGCTCCGCTACGACCACACAGGCCGCCGCAGCGGAGCGCTCGACGCGGGCGACTGGCGCACCGGCCCCTGGTCCGCGCTCCTCGGCGCCCCCGGGCGCACGGGACCGGTTCCCGTCACCCCCGCCTGGTACCAACTCACCACCGACCACCGGGACCACAACGCCTCGCTGCTCACCCGGGCCGCCGGCGACTGGGACGTCGGGGCCCGCAAGGCGGTGTGCCCGGACGGCTCCCGGCTCGCCGGCCTGAGCCACACCGGGGGCCGGGGCCTGTGCGCCACGTCCGACCTGCGCGCCGCGGCGGGCGGCCACACCGTCGTCCGGGACGAACGACACGTCCCGCCGGGCGGTGACTGGGCCTCCGGGTACACGAAGTTCCAGTGCCCGAGCGGGCAGTTCCTCATCGGGTACGCGTTGCGCGGGGCCCGGGTCTCGGCCGGCCTGTGCGCGCCCGCCCGTACGGCCCTCCCGGCCGGTACCGGTCGTACGGTCTGGTTCGACCGGGGCGACGCCCGGCCTCCGGGCGACCCGGGTGGCGACTACGCCCACGGTCACCTCAAGGGCCAGTGCCGGTCGACCGAGTACGCGGCGGGCATCGCCTTCACCACCCGCGCCGCCGCCCGCCAGGGCCCGGCGGCCCTGCTCTGCCGCCCCCTGCCCGGATAG
- a CDS encoding ankyrin repeat domain-containing protein, which yields MNRRTSKRLSRQLVEAAGHGSTARVEALIGAGADPDGRDADGTTALYVASVQGNPDSVRALLDHGADPNAHSDGPTDGTPLCAAACWGHVETVRALLAGGADPGLREDDGEGLSPLEWAVREEQEDVARLLREALPTTADGT from the coding sequence ATGAACAGACGTACGAGCAAACGCCTTTCCCGGCAGCTGGTCGAGGCCGCCGGACACGGCTCGACGGCCCGGGTGGAGGCGCTGATCGGCGCCGGGGCCGATCCCGACGGCAGGGACGCGGACGGCACCACCGCCCTGTACGTCGCCTCGGTCCAGGGGAACCCGGACAGCGTCCGGGCGCTGCTCGATCACGGCGCGGACCCGAACGCGCACAGCGATGGCCCCACGGACGGCACGCCCCTGTGCGCGGCGGCGTGCTGGGGGCATGTGGAGACGGTGCGCGCGCTGCTGGCGGGTGGCGCCGATCCGGGGCTGCGCGAGGACGACGGAGAGGGGCTCTCCCCACTGGAGTGGGCGGTGCGCGAGGAGCAGGAGGACGTCGCCCGTCTGCTGCGGGAGGCGCTGCCGACGACGGCTGACGGCACGTGA